A genomic region of Arachis stenosperma cultivar V10309 chromosome 9, arast.V10309.gnm1.PFL2, whole genome shotgun sequence contains the following coding sequences:
- the LOC130947586 gene encoding leucine-rich repeat extensin-like protein 6: MINPKLYLPFILLFIFHLFSHVLTRKISEGGFIVYPMRLKPIPVPTPGSPPPRPPPPPPDWPPLRRRRGPPPRRRPGPPPRPNLLPYHTDLLGYHSNAFQGIKKNPIYTSHLVGYCPYYDYQPYIPFLVPSTTSNHYTHTSTPPALISMQDTIGVEYFDKDMSETIFSSIQHC; encoded by the exons ATGATTAACCCAAAGCTCTACCTTCcctttattcttctttttatttttcacttatTCTCTCATGTCTTGACACGAAAAATATCTGAGG GCGGATTCATAGTATATCCAATGAGATTAAAACCAATTCCTGTGCCGACTCCGGGTTCACCTCCGCCGCGCCCCCCACCACCGCCTCCTGATTGGCCGCCTCTTCGGCGGCGGCGTGGTCCACCTCCTCGGCGGCGTCCTGGTCCACCTCCTCGTCCTAATTTGCTACCTTATCATACTGATTTGTTGGGTTACCATTCTAATGCCTTTCAAGGGATTAAGAAAAACCCTATATATACGTCTCACCTAGTTGGTTACTGTCCTTATTATGATTATCAACCTTATATTCCTTTTCTGGTGCCTTCAACAACAAGCAATCACTATACTCATACATCTACCCCTCCTGCCTTAATAAGCATGCAAGATACTATTG GGGTAGAATACTTTGACAAGGATATGTCGGAAACAATTTTTTCAAGCATCCAACATTGTTGA